One genomic region from Thunnus maccoyii chromosome 16, fThuMac1.1, whole genome shotgun sequence encodes:
- the ccdc85ca gene encoding coiled-coil domain-containing protein 85C-A isoform X2, whose product MDGADVSQLSDEELLMQGKEDLVRRLRRLESRNMELMLEHGNMMKDVNRSLQVHLHEIRSLKEVNQKLQDDNQELRELCCFLDDDRQKGKKVSREWQRFGRYTASVMWKDVGLYQQKLNELEASQEVLRTENMELKEIIFMLDEERNGAGSRSSIDSQSSLNNLNGPVPVRDVGDGSSTSSTGSAGSPDHHHHHHHHHLHKASEGKIASLRRSMDDLSAPQRGVSTGLSAPGWTCFCSLSATYLHTWMCFLHVFPVFCYLVATTCCHSSYLLD is encoded by the exons ATGGACGGGGCGGACGTGAGCCAGCTGTCCGACGAGGAGCTGCTGATGCAGGGGAAGGAGGATCTGGTCCGGAGGCTGAGGAGGCTGGAGAGCCGCAACATGGAGCTGATGCTGGAGCACGGAAACATGATGAAGGACGTGAACCGGAGCCTGCAGGTCCACCTTCACGAGATCCGGAGTCTGAAGGAGGTCAACCAGAAACTGCAGGACGATAACCAGGAGCTCCGAGAGCTGTGCTGCTTCCTGGACGACGACCGACAGAAGGGCAAAAAGGTGTCCCGGGAGTGGCAGCGGTTCGGCCGCTACACGGCCAGCGTCATGTGGAAAGACGTCGGGCTGTACCAGCAGAAGCTGAACGAGCTGGAGGCCAGTCAGGAGGTGCTGAGGACGGAGAACATGGAGCTGAAGGAGATCATCTTCATGCTGGATGAGGAGAGGAACGGCGCCGGCTCCCGGAGCTCCATTGACAGCCAGTCCAGCCTGAACAACCTGAACGGCCCGGTGCCGGTCCGAGACGTCGGGGATGGAAGTAGCACCTCCAGTACTGGAAGTGCTGGGAGTCccgaccaccaccaccaccaccaccaccaccacttgCACAAAGCATCCGAGGGCAAGATTGCCTCTTTGAGGAGGTCCATGGACGACCTGTCCGCCCCTCAGAGAGGAGTCTCCACTGGACTCAGTG CTCCTGGGTGGACGTGCTTTTGCAGTCTGTCAGCCACATATCTGCACACATGGATGTGTTTCCTTCATGTATTTCcagtattttgttatttagtgGCAACAACATGTTGTCATTCCAGCTATCTGTTGGACTGA